The Elaeis guineensis isolate ETL-2024a chromosome 3, EG11, whole genome shotgun sequence region TTTGTTGCAAAACTTGAAAAGAAGTTTTTTTATCGGAGTTTTTCCAatgaaaaatccttcgatgctcaaatcAATTGGAATCCAGAGAAAAGTGGAAAAAAGAAAGTAGGAAAGTGAGAGAATAAGAACGGTAGTCTAGAGTCCAAATGGCTTGAGTGTCGGAAAATCTTCCACTAAAAAAACTTTAACAAGAGAACTTTATTTCAAGTTCTACGGCCAACCAAGAAGTATTGGCTACCACACCACCTCAACACACCTCGATCCCTACCGAACTCAGTCTGTCCTCAAAATTCAACAACAAAAACTACCATCAGCAAACATCACATTCTGTGCATGGATGTCAGCATAGCCATGAGATCATGAAGATTAGAGAACCTCAAGATCTTTTGAATCGGGAATAAGCCATCCACCACTACTAGTGGCTGATCCAGATCAGGTAACAAGTAAATAGTTGGAAACCTAAGTTGAGCCTTAATTTATATAGCCCACAAGCACCAAACTAAATCCAATGAGGTAGAGATAGCAGATTTGCTGTTGGCTACGTTTGGAGGAAACTAATAAGGGTGAGGCTTGCCCACGGGCCCTATAAGACCTTTTGCTTTCCGACTTTATGAACTGTATTTATACTAGAGTGATGTGATGGTCCCCAtatgccaaaaaagaaaaaaggaaactaACAAGGGAGAAAGCGAAAGGGAGCACTGATGGTAGAGGGAAAAAGAGAGCTAGCTGCATGACACCTACCTGAATTGAGAGTAAGATGATTGCGATGAAAAGGGGGCTGTACCAACCCTAGCCAAAATAAAAAAGAGACTAGGGTTTCAACCACGTAGGGGTAGGGGGCATTTTAGAGAGGGGGTTGAGGGGTTTAACCAGGCAATTAAAGTTACCCCTGCCCTCTCATTCCATCTCGAAATAACTCTATCACCATTATATGGCTGAAGTGTGTCAACCAGGTAAAATCGATGGTGCAAAATATGGAACTGTTTGGCTGGTTTACTGAATAACTAGGTTTAACAATTAACATGATCTCAATCAATAACAAAGCGCAACCTAAACGTCGAGTCCTCAAAGCGGAAGGTCAAAAATGTTCTGCGTGATCTCGCATCCAAACCACAATGATGTGGCGTCGCCGGAGCTGTCACCTAAGAAGTAAAGCAATCCTGGTGCATGGATCTTCCTTCGGGAGTGGTTGCTTTGCCTTTAGTTGGATAGATCTGTCGGCGAGTGTACTGCATTTTCCACTTTACCTTTTGGAAAGTAACTATAATGCTTGAAACATTTCAAGTTTTGGCTTTTGTTTGATCCAGTTAGCGGGGCCACGAGGAGCAATTCACTGCATcgccattttttttttcaaagcttGAGCGTGATGTCGAACGTGATGacaaaaaggaagaaaatgaatTTTTATTACCTTGGAAATTTTCTGGCGCCTGGTAGGCGGCACTTCATGCGGCTGTAAAGGGTTTGTCGGACCAAACGGGAGGCGAGCTCCGCTCCCTTTGCATGGGCCTGCAACGTTGGACCATCCGGTTCCTTCCATGATCTCCCGAGCCAGCTACCACTTGTCTTTCTCTCTTTGCTTTTTGTGGGACCTTTTCTCGGGAGAAGCGCACTGCCGCTTCCTTAAGGGCCAAGTCTATATATGCCCTCTAAGGGCTCAACGACGCTTTGCTTGGTATCCAATCCACTCAACTTGATGGCGAATTTGGGATCGGCCAAAACATGTTTGCTTTCGTGCACGTGTTGAGAATAGAAAGCCCTTTCTTGTAGTATGGGTTGCATCCAAGTTATCTCCGAAACCCGCACATATGTTAACGGGGTACGCAGGGTTCATGCACCCGCACCGCTCCCATGTATGCAAACACCTTTGTAAGTCCGTGCATCTCGTAACATACCCTCCCACGAGAAATTACATCATGCGCCACATCGGATGTACCAGCTCCCCCGCCCCCTCCCAAGCCCAAGGAGGGGAACTCAACCTAGCAGTCGTTGTACTTTtcttcagaattaaaaaaaaaaatagagatttgatGGGCGACCAagttttttttgttaatttttattttttgggggGGTCCACTGGACTACGTGAGGTTTGAAACCAACGGCAACTTCGGTTTTGGTGGTTTCTTTGAATAGTATTAGGTTTCTTTAAATCCAAACTCTAAaaagttttctttcttttgatctcTCCTCCGAAAAGATGTATTCTCCTAAAAAAAACATGGCTtttaaataatatcctttggattactataaatttgatacaaaaacataaaagatatatatatatttttaatatattttcattGTATTATTTTAGCTATCAACAATTCTAATGGGTTTATTTTTCTCTACGTGCACAGATTTAGAAGAAGAAGATTATAGTTAGGTATTGTATcgtgcaaataatttttttaagtagCTATCTGCATATATATGGATTACGATCTTAATAGAGAAATATTGTCTTTAAGACAGTATTGTAGATATACTTTGCCCAATTATTTTATGTCTTCACCAATCCTACAATAGTGGTAGCAAATACGCTCTGTCTAATCTTTgataaaatattctttatattttGGGTTTAGACGATGTTTCATAAGCTCAGTTACTCCAGTATCAAAAAAACTATTCCCAATCACCCATCCTCTTGCTCCACCACCACCATCACCACCACCATCGATGGCATTCACAAATCAAACCAATCACACCCAACTTCTCTCCTCCAACTTCATCATTGGCTTCGTAAGCCCCATCTTAAGCCAAACCTTAGAGGTTCCATTGTGGATTGCTTCTATATCTACCCTCCGTGCAATATTGACTTCATTAATGTCGATGCTAAAGAAGGCCccatctagatattggatatatCAATTCAGCACCttatacaaaaaagaaaaaaaaaagtctaaaAAAGTTATTGAGATTTCTTGGCCCCATATAAACATCCAAGATCTACTCAGTACATAATTTATATAGGACTAAACACACTCGCATAGGTCTTCACACATTTCCTATATTTAAGTCTTGCAGCTCTTGTCAGGCTAAGCATCtaaattcaatcaaatctaatcacaaatatcataagaaattagctcaaaatattctttattgcaATATCTCCTAATCTATATAAGCTATAGATTGAGTCCACTGATATTATTTATTATGActcaagatctcatcaaaaagaataaaaagtATTATTTAAATTTCATAGTTCTATATAAATATTCAAGACATATCTAATGCATAACTAATGTGCAACTAAACACATGTTTGGATATGAATAAATTGATTCATTACTTTATTAGAAATAGCGTAGATCTGAGTCATCGTACCATCTGATGGTCCCATGCAGCATGGACCCTTAGATATGCATTAAGGACTGCATAATGCATATCACAGGCAAAGCACATGGACGTCACATCAAAACCTGTGCTTCACATGGACTTTATTGATGCAGATCCACGAATCCGAGGGACTAATGAACATCATGCCCAACCCTTCTCTGATCAGTGGTACCTGGGATGATTTAAACAGGCAGTCAATCACCACAATCGAATGTATATATTCCACGTTGTCATGTTCGTCTCCAAATTGAGTAGCTTGACCGAACCCCACCTGACTTCCAGACATAGATTTGTTTTCGAAGCGTGAAAAAGCATCAAGTCCATGCTAAACCAGCGTAATTTGGACCAGGATGCGTAGCATAATCCAAACCCTGCACTGTGAGTTCACCATGCACGAAGTGAGAAGAAAGCGTGGCTCGGCCTATTCAAGCTCGACGATATCAAAGGCCCAGCCCAATAATTCTTCATGGTAAGTGAAGGATGTTGATTCTCTGTCCCCTGAAGGCCTTTGCAACAAATGAGCACAAGCAGAGGCCATTCTGAGACGAGGGAATTTGACTACGTTCAATAcagtttcataattaaaatagattagcTCGTTAGAACTAACAGTTTGCATAGATCTATATAAAATGCAATCCTCTCTTATTCTGATTTGTGTTTCTGTCCGGTTCCATCCAATTGTATAAATTAGCTTCTCTTCCAGACAACAAATATCAGTAGTTCTTGAAATTATTGCATTCAACAGCAAAGAACTCAagcatatcagacataaaattttgGGATGTCTCGGCAATCGCAGTCAACTTCTAATATTCGTTTCGTCAAGAAACTACTGATATTTGTTGTGGATAAACTTCTGAGCACCTTTTACCAAACATTTTAGTCCGTTGCGAGATGATGAAGTCAATCACTCCTTTAGTCAATGGAACGGAGAGATTGGCCACAGAAAGCACGTCAGGCTTTCAAAAACCGGTGGAAAACATGACGGATTAACATGTAAACCATCACCTCTTCCTTGGCAAACAAAAGGTAGCATTCTTCATCTCCGAACAAATTCGATTATAGACCATGGAATGTAGAGTTAGAGTTCATAATCTTTCTTGTTTGGGGTGGAACGGAGAGGTCCAATTTCATAATCACAATCATCTGCATATTGTGCGATGATCATTGTAAGAAATTAACCATGCTACATGATTCCACATCGAGTTCATTCAGGCACCACTATCACCTAATACGCCAACAACCATGCATGATAGTGGAAATAATTCAAGCCCGAACTAAGGATGATAAAATGGCTATTAGGTTGGCAATTTATAATCTGACCCGTAATTGACCCAAATTAAACATGTTCAGATTTAAATGGGTCTATTGTAAATCCCaacttaatttatttattaaacaggtcGGTTCAAATTTAGGATCCTGACATATCTAATCTATTCTGACTGGTTTAATCATTAGGTCACAGCAACATAGTTAATTATAATTCAATTAGTTCAAGACTTGTTTAATCAATCAAATCAGTTCACATTCATTCAATCCGTTAAACATGTTATCATGGGTCTGGCCCAGTCCaaactatttattaaataggttacgTAGATCAGATCAAATTTGTATTTAATAAATGTTAGAATATTCAATTTTGGATTTATGACATGGTTAATAAATTGGTCATATTCAGGTTAACAACTTTTTCCTAGCGGCTGTCTCATGCTAATCCACTGTGGCCTTCCAAGGCCAATTAGACTTGCTCAGCTAGCTAATCAATTGCCACCATATCCATAAGAGGGAGTCCCAAGTTCAGTTTGATAATGGCAACCCAACCATATTTCAAGGAAAGCATGGACCAGTGACCATTGCCTAATAagtaaaagatttttctttttgagatattCTCTTAGGCTCCTATCGTCCAGGGTGCTTCTCATGCCATCGGTCATGGGTCTATTTTCTAGTCCGATCCTTAATTACATCCATCAGATTCTACGGTGATCTCATGACATCATGATGCTACCTGCATCCGCAAATCATCCGCAAGATGCAAGCTCCTGTGCTGCCTTATTTGTATGAAGATTGAGGCTGGTCTTTGGTCCGCTTTTCTTACTTGTAAAATTAGTGCTCTTCTATTAATAGTGCGAGTCATCGCATGGTTATAACCTACACCGCAATTGTCATACCTTTATATGTGTAATCAACGACCAGCTCTTACTTTTACCAAAACAAACAAAATAAAACATATTTTTAAAGCTTTTTTAAAAGCTGGAAAGGGCTGTTAGATATTCTCTATTATATCCAAGTCATTGCTCGCATAACCGAGGATTAATTATACAGCGGTCaggtcttcttcttctccttggtttGGGGGAATGGGGGAAAGAAGTAGAAGGGACAAACGTAGTGGCAGCCAGCCTTCCGTTCCTTCTAACACAAGAAAAGGCCCGATTTTGGATCGTGTGTTAGGTGCCCTCTCCGAAAAATGACATGGCCCTCCAAATTGACATATCTATTCTCGCATCAGCAGTTGTCGTGTCACATGCTACTCGTACCTCATGTTTGTCACCCCTTGTACATAAGGTAGAAAAAAGTATAGTCCCAAAAATCTGGTACACAAATCTCTTCTTTTGAGTGGACAAAATTCCTGATTAAATTGTCTGATAATGACTCAAGGCCTTTATCCGATAACTTGGATCTACTTTAATTTGAAacaattttttgaagaaaaggtAACAACTCGATGTGCTTGGGCCTAATTTTACTTGGAATAAGTATGTCTTGAAATTTATAGCGCGCTTgggccttctttttcttttattttttcctctGCAATTTACAGTGAAGTGTTTGCACCCGTATCGTCTACAATCCCGAGGCTTTCGACAAATTCTTGTCCGTGCAATTGATTAAgacataaaaattaatatatttcatcattaaatgGAGGActtataatcataaatttgacaagtatttatgagaagtaATTTTATAGAACTAGATCGCACAAGATTAAATTCAGAGCCATAGAGGGCTGTAGACTTGTTCCATGGTGCCCTCCCCATGGTAAAAGCCACCGTACTGTCCTGGCTCTCCATACCCAACCATCCCACCGCCACCCGTCTCACCCTCCGTGCACCAACCCCCTATGCCATCACCCACCTCCATGTCCACCAAGTCAAACGGGTCCTCCATAAGGTATGCTGGCGATCTCGAACCATCAGAGCTATCGAAATTCGACAGTATATCCTCCAATCCACCATCTTCGCTGTCATCATGAGGACCGGTGGTGGATTCACCATCACTGATCATCGTCGGACCGACATGGCCGATCTCCGCTTCCAGAGATCGCATGACGAATCTTAGCCGGTCATCCTCGGCCTCGTCGGCGTCCGACTCCTCCAGCAATTCCATGAGAAGGGCGCCATCGAGCTCCGGCACCCCCAGCCTTTCTAGGTCCTTCTCCTCCAGGTTGCGGTTCCAGCTCTCATTAGACATGGATGCCATCTTGTTATCTCAAGAAAAGACGATATGAAAAAAGAAGTAGAAAGCTAAACAACTGGAATGGAGGAAGAGATGGGAGTCATGTTGCAAATGAGTCAAGGTTTGGCTTATATAGTGTAAGATGGATCGTTAGTCGAGCATCAAAAGGTGGATTCCAGTTCAAACACTATGGCCATGTGCACCTAATATCCTCGAAAGATGCCCTCTCAACCCCAATAACAAATACCAACGGGAATGGTGGCTAGGATTATGGcacagaaaagaaataaaaagaaggcATGCATTGGAACAGATGTCATGGCATTAATTAGATGGCAAACAACGACAAGGGAACAGTGAGGGGGCAGCATCAGGCAGCAGTGGATTCTACAATTATTTTAGTGAGTCAGAGAAGGAAGGGATGAGAGGAGAGGCAAGTGGAGCTGCCACCGTAGGAAGCATAGGCCACTCAAATGTGATAGGGATAATGGGGATCTGCGTTTAAAATGGAGGAGGATGGTGATAGGATGAAAGTGTGGTAGTGAGTTGAGGATTTGGCTTGTGTGGCTGCCCAGGGTCTGACCAGGAGAGAGCAACTCCCAATGCTTTTGTTGGAGAACCTGATGATACTGGCCCTTTCCGTGGGTGGAGTTAGGCTTAGATTGAGATTTTGCCTACTATCGCTCAATCACTTCCAGCTATCTATTGTGGGTGGTGGTGGAGTTCTGATTGTTcctttcatataaaaaaataatttttttttcacgaCATCAACAGTCGGATTTTAAAATATCTATTTCGTGATCTATACAGATAAATAGAAAAAAgggattgaaatattttaaaatccgtAGTGCAATGGTTGAGATCAACCATTCTTTCATCGGAGATTGAACTACTCCACCTTGCAATTCAAACCCCCACGAAGTTGTCCATTCTTGTGGTGCGCCATAACTGAATtggaaaattaaaagaaaaaatgaataaaaattgACCACTAAACCATTGGACTTTTGATTCATACTCCGAGGGCTGACTGTACGCTTTTATGTTTAGCCTTTATGCATTTGTTGATTTTCCACATTTTTAACATTAAACAAACTCAGGATTTCAAGAGTTCACAATTAAGGCTGCAAATTAACTATGGGAGTCCCACGGAAAATTTCTAGGGAGACTTTATGATTGTTTCTCTGTTTGACAGCACTGGATCCCCAATCTTTACACACAGCCATTTTCCATCTTGTTCTTCACATGGTTACACCAGAGCTTGAAATTCAAAAAGTTCGAAGGGAATCATTGTGCATGGATGATAGAGAAATTAAGGTTTTATTTTTGTGTATTCTATACGACTTCTAAACGCGTTCCGAAGGTTTGAGTACATTATTTTGCCTGCCAGTTAAAAGTAATCATTTCTTTACTGTTTTCTCCATTTAGCCAGCTAGATGGAATCAACTAGTTCTCCCGTCCCGACCACCAGTCTTTCTTTCTATTGGTCTCTTCTTTGCTCAAAAAAATTATGCTACTTGTTGATCCACTGCTTCCATCCCAATACTGGATGATGGAGAGTTTATCATATAGAAAAATACGATTTTGTGCTGGCTTGTCGGCCATCGGTTTCCTTTCCTTTCCCATGCT contains the following coding sequences:
- the LOC105040644 gene encoding uncharacterized protein → MASMSNESWNRNLEEKDLERLGVPELDGALLMELLEESDADEAEDDRLRFVMRSLEAEIGHVGPTMISDGESTTGPHDDSEDGGLEDILSNFDSSDGSRSPAYLMEDPFDLVDMEVGDGIGGWCTEGETGGGGMVGYGEPGQYGGFYHGEGTMEQVYSPLWL